Proteins from a genomic interval of Sphingobacterium sp. SYP-B4668:
- a CDS encoding winged helix-turn-helix transcriptional regulator has protein sequence MKKNATLNNRPDCKARTTAIRDAMEILSGKWKFHILGTLMEGGKMRFMDLLREIDGIAAKMLSKELQDMEINHLISRTVMNTKPITVEYEVTEYGRTLEPIIDEIAKWGEAYRNAMLRKHNSDD, from the coding sequence ATGAAGAAAAATGCAACCCTCAACAATAGACCTGACTGTAAAGCACGAACAACTGCTATCAGGGACGCCATGGAAATCTTATCCGGCAAATGGAAATTCCATATTTTAGGCACCTTAATGGAGGGAGGGAAAATGCGTTTTATGGACCTGCTTCGGGAGATTGATGGTATCGCAGCCAAAATGCTATCCAAAGAGTTGCAGGATATGGAAATAAATCATCTCATAAGTCGTACAGTCATGAATACCAAACCCATTACAGTTGAATATGAGGTGACCGAATACGGGCGTACACTGGAACCCATCATAGATGAAATAGCAAAATGGGGAGAAGCATACAGGAATGCTATGTTAAGAAAACATAATTCAGATGACTAA
- a CDS encoding YceI family protein produces the protein MKKLLVIAAVASVILASCGGANGDKAQTGTEQQVAEQKGATFTVDTAVSSIQWKGYHKGGFDPRFGTLKSEGTVSVEEGVITAGSFVIDMNSVLTNASSVDPAKSGGKTSVDLDGHLKTADFFEVEKYPTSKFEITGVAAFDAAKDKSVIADATNIISGNLTIKDKTVNVSFPAKIVVTDNEVSVQSKFTINRQDWGLAYGTEGDPKDWMISQEVDMELNITAKK, from the coding sequence ATGAAAAAATTATTAGTTATCGCGGCAGTAGCATCCGTCATATTAGCTTCATGTGGAGGCGCAAACGGAGATAAAGCACAAACTGGAACAGAACAGCAAGTGGCTGAACAAAAAGGAGCAACTTTTACAGTAGATACTGCTGTTAGTTCAATCCAGTGGAAAGGATATCACAAAGGAGGTTTCGATCCACGATTTGGTACATTGAAAAGTGAAGGTACAGTATCTGTAGAAGAAGGGGTAATCACCGCTGGATCATTCGTCATTGACATGAACTCTGTGTTGACAAATGCAAGCTCAGTAGATCCTGCAAAATCAGGTGGAAAGACCTCTGTTGATTTAGATGGACATCTAAAAACCGCAGATTTTTTCGAAGTAGAAAAATATCCTACTTCTAAGTTTGAAATCACAGGTGTAGCTGCCTTTGATGCTGCAAAAGATAAAAGTGTGATTGCAGATGCAACGAATATCATCAGTGGAAATTTGACAATCAAGGATAAGACTGTGAATGTCTCTTTCCCTGCAAAAATCGTCGTTACAGACAATGAAGTAAGTGTTCAATCTAAATTTACGATCAACAGACAAGATTGGGGATTGGCTTACGGCACGGAAGGTGATCCTAAAGATTGGATGATTTCGCAAGAGGTTGATATGGAATTGAATATCACTGCAAAAAAATAA
- a CDS encoding TonB-dependent receptor — translation MLTLLQHSIKNYLVLMLTVISLSFGPQAFAQGTQASINGRVTDETGTAVSNATVRVRNESTGFTTSTVTNERGGYDLKQLPLGGPYTINVLSMEKGEGSAVGIQLNQGDVARVNVELISSARSLDVVEVKANSMKNTKDYLGAATAFSSRDIRSLPVNGRNFTSLTDLSPLARGGSISGQLGSSTNFTIDGMNAKNPTSAGSTTSRSGAPYSISMEAVREFKVVTNQYDVTFGRSGGGTISAATKAGTNTVTGSVFGFGRADWLTSKYDIRGNPRIGDYSTYQFGFSLGGPIIKDKLHYFMVWDRQQDNRSLLIADVRSASNEELYKINAQTLDRYLGIARGKYGVSDQPQTGAIGKKRTSDAVFLRLDYQLNDKNLLTIRNNLTYDYNPMGLGDNTSINILESWGNDKNFDNSLLATLRTSISPRVTNELKAQYLYVYQNSTQSDQIGKNYIPRAIVENISSDINGKSLATNIQLGGHRFAQEGFRNNVFQLTNNLYYDTDFAKYTFGADVMATRSSSVYGSEVNGRFHFTTTAKTATAAEIPALDNFEALRPYRYYREVPLKDDITVKGTIANIGLYGQMKKNLMPGLEMTAGVRMDYASYPKANFNQMVYDELGIRTDNGISSFIVQPRLQFSWDINENQTDYLRLGAGIFASDLNNYVIINNLTFDGSNLATVDVRGSDVPTPDFNAYRNDPNSIPSLAAHQLPTINYTGEDVKVPTVYKANINYTKFITDRLKVGITGYMTLGRNNYTYVERNMVDQPFFRLANEANRGVFVPADKIDTKTGQPDWKDGRKSSKLGRVLELTSIGKINQYAVVVDATYNYFKDGSITASYTWNDTKDNTSYNGNVANTATLVQPVVDDPRDLSAITYSDNQFRHKVVAYGTLPTFFGVQVGVRYTGLGGTRYTIRSGANTNGDFVTPDNDLAYIFDWKDTNLPEGIIKGFNGIMDNPEASESLKNVLHEYRGRIAERNAGENSFYGTVDIRIARNFRFYKTHGIEVSAEIFNFGNMLNKEWGINHSLGNQTLYKVNSFDAAKQEFVYSVNSVGAKGYSGNPFQVQLGIRYAF, via the coding sequence ATGCTAACACTTCTACAACATTCCATTAAGAATTATTTAGTATTGATGCTGACCGTGATATCTCTATCATTCGGTCCACAGGCCTTTGCCCAAGGCACCCAAGCATCAATCAATGGACGTGTCACCGATGAAACCGGTACAGCCGTAAGCAATGCTACTGTACGAGTACGGAATGAGTCAACCGGATTTACGACATCTACAGTTACAAATGAGCGCGGTGGCTATGACCTTAAACAGCTTCCGTTAGGAGGGCCATACACTATTAATGTCCTTTCGATGGAGAAAGGGGAGGGGTCCGCAGTGGGCATTCAGCTTAATCAGGGCGATGTAGCTCGCGTCAATGTGGAGTTGATATCTAGTGCTCGTTCACTAGATGTCGTCGAGGTGAAGGCCAACTCGATGAAAAATACAAAAGACTACTTAGGTGCTGCTACTGCATTCTCCTCGAGAGATATTCGCTCACTACCCGTCAATGGACGTAATTTCACTTCCTTGACCGATCTGTCGCCATTGGCCAGAGGGGGAAGCATTTCAGGACAGCTCGGTTCGTCCACTAATTTTACTATAGACGGGATGAATGCTAAGAATCCTACATCGGCAGGTTCGACTACAAGCCGTAGTGGTGCTCCTTATTCGATTTCGATGGAGGCCGTACGTGAGTTTAAGGTAGTGACCAACCAATACGATGTTACCTTTGGACGTAGTGGGGGTGGTACTATTTCTGCAGCTACCAAAGCAGGTACTAACACGGTGACCGGATCGGTCTTTGGCTTTGGACGCGCCGATTGGTTGACGAGCAAATATGATATCCGTGGTAATCCGCGTATCGGAGATTACTCGACCTATCAGTTTGGATTTTCGTTGGGCGGACCTATCATTAAAGACAAATTACATTATTTTATGGTATGGGATCGGCAGCAGGACAATCGGTCCTTACTGATTGCCGATGTCCGTTCGGCGTCCAACGAAGAACTGTATAAGATTAATGCTCAGACATTGGATCGCTATTTGGGTATAGCACGTGGCAAATATGGGGTATCCGATCAGCCGCAGACGGGTGCTATAGGCAAAAAGAGGACATCAGATGCGGTCTTTCTTAGGTTGGACTACCAACTTAATGATAAGAACTTGTTAACCATCCGCAACAACCTGACGTATGATTACAATCCGATGGGATTAGGAGACAATACCAGTATCAATATTCTGGAATCATGGGGTAATGACAAAAACTTTGACAACAGTTTGTTGGCCACATTACGTACCTCCATCTCACCACGTGTGACCAATGAATTGAAAGCTCAATATTTATATGTCTATCAAAATAGTACGCAAAGCGATCAGATTGGTAAGAATTATATACCCCGTGCTATTGTAGAGAATATTTCCTCAGATATTAATGGCAAATCTCTGGCGACTAATATCCAATTGGGAGGGCATCGCTTTGCGCAAGAGGGTTTCCGCAATAATGTATTCCAGCTGACCAATAATCTGTACTATGATACGGACTTTGCTAAGTACACCTTTGGTGCAGACGTGATGGCTACACGTTCAAGCTCGGTTTATGGTTCAGAGGTTAACGGTCGTTTTCACTTTACAACCACAGCCAAGACTGCTACTGCGGCAGAGATTCCCGCTTTGGACAATTTTGAAGCCCTACGTCCTTACCGTTACTATAGAGAAGTACCTTTAAAGGATGATATCACAGTAAAGGGCACTATTGCAAACATCGGTTTATACGGGCAAATGAAGAAAAATCTAATGCCTGGTTTGGAGATGACAGCCGGTGTGCGCATGGACTATGCTTCTTATCCAAAAGCGAACTTCAATCAAATGGTATACGATGAGCTTGGCATTCGTACCGATAATGGCATTAGTTCCTTCATCGTACAACCTCGTTTGCAGTTTTCGTGGGATATCAACGAAAACCAAACTGATTACCTACGTCTGGGGGCGGGAATCTTTGCATCAGATCTAAATAACTATGTCATCATTAACAACTTGACATTCGACGGCTCTAACCTAGCCACAGTAGATGTACGTGGTAGTGATGTGCCTACACCTGACTTTAATGCCTATCGTAACGATCCTAATAGTATCCCATCTTTGGCAGCCCACCAACTACCGACAATCAACTATACCGGTGAGGACGTGAAGGTGCCAACAGTATACAAAGCGAATATTAACTATACTAAGTTCATTACGGATAGACTTAAGGTAGGGATTACCGGATACATGACCTTGGGCCGCAATAATTATACGTATGTGGAACGCAATATGGTCGACCAGCCTTTCTTTCGTCTAGCGAATGAGGCCAATCGTGGCGTATTCGTCCCGGCGGACAAAATTGATACTAAGACCGGACAGCCGGATTGGAAAGATGGACGCAAATCTAGTAAGTTGGGCCGTGTATTGGAATTGACAAGTATAGGTAAGATTAATCAATATGCTGTAGTAGTGGACGCGACATACAATTATTTTAAAGATGGAAGTATCACGGCCAGTTATACTTGGAATGACACGAAAGATAATACGTCATACAATGGAAATGTGGCTAATACTGCAACATTGGTACAACCGGTAGTGGATGATCCACGTGACTTGAGCGCCATCACGTACTCGGATAATCAATTTAGGCATAAGGTGGTCGCTTATGGTACTCTGCCAACATTCTTTGGCGTACAAGTCGGTGTGCGTTACACCGGACTTGGTGGAACTCGCTACACCATTCGTTCTGGAGCCAATACCAATGGTGACTTTGTGACTCCTGATAATGACTTGGCTTACATCTTTGATTGGAAGGATACCAATCTTCCCGAAGGTATTATCAAGGGATTCAATGGTATCATGGACAATCCAGAGGCGAGCGAAAGTTTGAAGAATGTATTGCATGAATATAGGGGCCGTATTGCCGAACGCAATGCGGGCGAAAACAGCTTTTATGGTACGGTAGATATCCGGATTGCCAGAAATTTCCGCTTCTATAAGACTCACGGTATAGAAGTGTCGGCTGAGATTTTCAATTTCGGGAATATGTTGAACAAAGAATGGGGAATAAATCACTCTCTGGGTAATCAGACCCTGTACAAAGTAAACTCTTTTGATGCTGCAAAACAGGAGTTTGTCTATAGTGTGAATTCTGTTGGCGCTAAAGGCTATTCTGGTAATCCTTTCCAGGTCCAGCTGGGTATTCGCTACGCTTTTTAA
- a CDS encoding uridine kinase family protein: MDNKPFVIGIAGSSGSGKTFFLNSFLKHFGPTEITLISQDDYYIPANTKTQEENRLYNFDIPTSIDRQAFYSDIKDLFDGKTIHKEEYTFNNPAITPKMLEIKPAPILVIEGLFIFHYTEVNDLLDMRIFLDAEESIALERRLRRDLIERGYDRDDVLYKWINHVVPSYNEYLLPYRELCDKVIINNIDDPEPIWEITDDICKEVRDRIARK, translated from the coding sequence ATGGATAACAAACCCTTTGTCATTGGGATTGCTGGAAGCAGCGGTTCAGGTAAAACATTTTTCTTAAACAGCTTCCTAAAGCATTTCGGCCCAACGGAAATCACATTGATTTCCCAAGATGACTATTACATCCCTGCAAACACCAAGACACAGGAAGAGAATAGACTCTACAATTTTGACATCCCAACATCGATAGACAGACAAGCTTTCTATTCGGACATCAAAGATTTGTTTGATGGCAAAACGATACATAAAGAAGAGTATACGTTCAACAATCCAGCGATTACACCCAAGATGTTGGAAATCAAACCAGCCCCAATCTTGGTTATCGAAGGACTTTTTATCTTTCACTATACAGAAGTCAATGATTTGCTGGATATGCGCATTTTCTTAGATGCTGAAGAATCTATTGCATTGGAAAGAAGACTTAGACGCGATTTGATAGAACGTGGTTACGATCGAGATGACGTCCTTTACAAATGGATCAACCATGTTGTACCATCCTATAACGAATACTTATTGCCTTATCGCGAATTGTGTGATAAGGTCATTATCAACAATATTGACGACCCCGAACCTATCTGGGAAATCACTGACGATATTTGTAAGGAAGTACGAGATCGCATTGCCCGAAAATAG
- a CDS encoding LysM peptidoglycan-binding domain-containing protein: MNKLSKSTIFKKIAFVAFASFSIPNLYATSDKPYTLLKDSVGVENIKGEVYILHKVEQKDTYYKLSRQYNVVVKNIMSTNNSKDLRPGDIVKIPTGRPYQQQEKNPSTVKEVIKSQINAAQQGDFTEYKVGKSETLYAISKRFSISVDDIKKFNNLKNNAVREGQILKIPNTALPEPIEEPKIVVTPIDTTRVENKERDSSYNEISANKYGIREKKERGIAVWMTNLNSEGKSNLALHKTAPIGTILKITNPMTNSVTYAKVVGKFNDNAETENAIVVLSKSAATYIGALDKRFLVEINYGVPLEQ; the protein is encoded by the coding sequence ATGAACAAACTATCGAAATCTACTATTTTTAAAAAAATAGCATTTGTTGCTTTTGCAAGTTTTTCTATTCCGAATCTTTACGCAACCTCAGACAAACCCTACACCTTACTTAAGGATTCTGTTGGCGTTGAAAATATCAAAGGCGAGGTTTATATTCTCCATAAAGTAGAACAAAAAGACACATATTATAAACTTAGCCGACAATACAATGTGGTGGTCAAAAATATCATGTCCACCAACAACAGTAAAGATCTGCGTCCCGGTGATATCGTCAAAATACCGACTGGGAGACCTTACCAGCAGCAAGAGAAAAACCCGAGTACTGTAAAAGAGGTTATAAAAAGTCAAATCAATGCGGCCCAGCAAGGTGATTTTACAGAATATAAAGTTGGCAAGAGCGAGACGTTGTATGCCATTTCCAAAAGATTTAGCATATCTGTAGATGATATCAAGAAATTCAATAACCTTAAGAATAACGCTGTCAGAGAGGGCCAAATCTTAAAAATCCCTAACACTGCGCTTCCTGAACCTATCGAAGAACCAAAGATAGTGGTGACACCTATTGATACTACACGCGTCGAGAATAAAGAGCGAGATTCATCTTACAACGAGATTTCGGCCAACAAATATGGGATTCGTGAGAAAAAAGAAAGAGGGATAGCCGTGTGGATGACGAATCTAAATTCGGAAGGAAAAAGTAACCTTGCTCTCCATAAGACAGCCCCGATCGGTACTATCCTCAAGATTACCAATCCGATGACAAATAGTGTAACTTATGCAAAGGTTGTCGGCAAATTCAATGACAACGCAGAAACAGAAAATGCCATCGTCGTACTTTCAAAATCTGCGGCAACTTATATTGGCGCCTTAGACAAACGTTTTTTGGTAGAAATAAATTATGGCGTACCTTTGGAGCAATAA
- a CDS encoding DUF4905 domain-containing protein translates to MVKYTINKAFEKKFSSPIWKIEADTDARLLAIETRNQVDTTPSFHVIDFEGHSLMDDFRLKTKEWTLAEIQKDYLILKKIGANAPQASGILVVHIPSRHIAHEWHHYLLVDIFKNVLKVRHHTISAGFEEYLSLSSGQHLRLPEIEIAYCSNHINFPLAYNGILPDFLQKKEHEDTIWISKVKHNFIWCYHTRAENGYTLDILLSDKFKELQKMTVLDNMIKMIPQPYFQINEQLFLMSYNKQEIVSYLV, encoded by the coding sequence ATGGTTAAATATACAATTAATAAAGCATTTGAAAAAAAGTTTTCGAGTCCTATCTGGAAGATCGAAGCTGATACTGATGCTCGGCTATTGGCCATAGAGACACGCAACCAGGTAGACACCACCCCCTCCTTTCATGTCATAGATTTTGAAGGACATTCGTTAATGGATGATTTTAGACTTAAGACTAAGGAATGGACATTGGCTGAGATTCAAAAAGACTACCTCATTTTAAAAAAAATCGGGGCGAATGCGCCACAAGCTTCAGGTATTCTCGTTGTTCACATCCCTTCGCGGCATATTGCCCACGAGTGGCACCATTACCTCTTAGTCGATATTTTTAAGAACGTACTGAAAGTCAGGCATCATACCATTAGTGCTGGCTTTGAAGAATACTTATCTCTAAGTTCTGGTCAGCATCTTCGTCTTCCTGAAATCGAAATTGCTTATTGTTCAAATCACATCAATTTCCCACTTGCTTATAATGGTATACTTCCAGATTTTTTGCAAAAGAAAGAACATGAGGATACCATCTGGATTAGCAAAGTCAAGCACAACTTCATCTGGTGCTACCACACCAGAGCTGAAAATGGATACACCTTGGATATTTTGTTATCCGATAAATTTAAAGAGTTACAAAAAATGACGGTGTTGGATAATATGATAAAAATGATTCCCCAACCCTATTTCCAAATAAACGAACAATTATTTCTCATGTCTTATAATAAACAGGAAATTGTTTCGTATTTAGTATAA
- a CDS encoding NfeD family protein codes for MNKFTKSFLTFLGLMLCFGITTIQAQQIYKVQIKDEIGPNAWRVYKNAYQNALDAKADYILIDMDTFGGAVNYADSIRSALLNSSVKTIVYINHNAASAGALIAIASDHIFMQKGASIGAASVVDAKGEILPEKYQSYMRGLMRATAEAKGRDPRIAEAFVDPSISIPTLKPDGKLLTMTAGEAVKSGIAQAEVVSEKDIFVALKFEKPVVTQHKTTVVDAIIGFLINPMVSGVLILLIIGGIYAEMQTPGIGFALVVALVAGALFFAPLYMEGLAAHWEIALFIIGIVLIALEIFVIPGFGVAGVLGILCLVCGLAFSMVSNDYFDFKLAHPGMLFNSFMIVIGSMILAVILMVIFGKNILKSSAFKRLVLQDEQKSDEGYTSSIHKTSLLHKQGVAKTVLRPSGKIEIEGVWYDAVALDGFIEVGAQVYVEKHENYNLFVRKIEELDA; via the coding sequence ATGAACAAATTTACGAAAAGCTTTTTAACCTTTCTAGGCTTAATGTTATGTTTTGGCATAACAACCATTCAAGCACAACAGATTTACAAAGTCCAAATCAAGGATGAGATTGGTCCTAACGCTTGGCGGGTTTATAAAAACGCTTATCAAAATGCACTTGACGCTAAGGCAGACTATATTTTAATCGATATGGATACTTTTGGTGGAGCGGTTAATTATGCGGACTCTATCCGTAGTGCATTGTTGAATTCTAGTGTAAAGACTATTGTGTATATCAATCATAATGCAGCTTCGGCAGGTGCTTTGATTGCCATAGCGTCGGACCATATCTTCATGCAGAAAGGTGCGAGTATAGGGGCGGCAAGTGTTGTGGATGCCAAAGGTGAAATATTACCCGAAAAGTATCAGTCTTATATGCGCGGTTTGATGCGTGCCACAGCCGAGGCCAAGGGAAGGGATCCAAGGATTGCCGAAGCATTTGTAGACCCGTCTATTTCTATACCTACGCTAAAGCCGGATGGCAAGCTCTTGACAATGACGGCTGGAGAGGCTGTAAAATCCGGTATAGCACAAGCAGAAGTCGTTTCAGAAAAAGATATCTTTGTCGCGCTCAAGTTCGAAAAACCTGTGGTAACACAACATAAAACGACTGTGGTAGATGCCATTATTGGGTTTTTAATTAATCCAATGGTGAGTGGTGTATTGATATTGTTGATTATTGGAGGAATCTATGCGGAAATGCAAACGCCGGGTATTGGATTTGCATTGGTCGTCGCCCTAGTGGCCGGAGCATTATTTTTTGCACCTTTGTATATGGAGGGGCTTGCCGCACATTGGGAGATAGCTCTATTTATAATTGGTATTGTGTTGATCGCTTTGGAGATCTTTGTGATTCCGGGGTTTGGAGTTGCAGGTGTGCTGGGCATTCTTTGTCTGGTATGTGGACTTGCCTTTAGCATGGTGTCCAATGATTATTTTGATTTTAAATTAGCGCATCCAGGGATGCTTTTTAATTCGTTTATGATTGTAATTGGTTCAATGATATTAGCCGTCATATTGATGGTGATTTTTGGGAAGAATATTTTGAAGTCTTCTGCTTTTAAAAGATTGGTGCTCCAAGATGAGCAAAAATCAGACGAAGGGTATACCTCTTCTATCCATAAAACTAGTCTACTGCATAAACAGGGTGTCGCGAAGACAGTGCTAAGACCTTCCGGTAAGATTGAAATCGAAGGGGTGTGGTATGATGCGGTGGCCTTAGATGGATTTATCGAGGTGGGGGCACAGGTTTATGTAGAAAAGCATGAAAATTATAATCTCTTCGTCCGTAAAATAGAGGAATTGGATGCATAA
- a CDS encoding OmpP1/FadL family transporter yields the protein MNLKHLLSSTLFIAGVLGTAHGQFNKEALLFSQEYKGGTARFKGMGNVQTALGGDISSISGNPAGLGFFGQSDIAVTFNYFNNNAKTNYFGQNNSRDQNRFQIDNAGAVFHFPSARGIGDDLTQGWLNFNVGLSYDKTNNFAEKVFYSGTNPESTIGQFFSDDAYRSPNSDWERSLIGSKFITGYPDIDKSGYFPIAKQNGDKYQENELITKGDRSKTSLSFGANYSNTLFIGATFSMTSFRYTTYQRFTEEGTTKNAAEVKAENPNSVFLDPTKLENKYLDVAYAVDDYLDQHSEGSGFDFKLGMIYKPAVDWNLGVTIKTPTWLTVQDDKFFTTDFIYTGSGTALQGAQIKDQSPDDIRIITPFEYSLGVTKFFPRGLLTVDADLTDYSTTRFRSINFPDQQFEDNMKASVKDTYKAAINARIGGEYLITNILSGRAGFNYYGNPYKNADYSHYSGSVGLGLKLTNALYLDLAVVQDRFKHYESPYVFDEEFWGGASPVAEIKNNRTSAVLTLGAKF from the coding sequence ATGAATTTAAAACATTTACTAAGCTCAACTCTATTTATTGCAGGTGTCCTGGGAACTGCCCATGGACAATTCAACAAAGAAGCCCTTCTTTTTTCTCAGGAATATAAAGGAGGTACAGCACGCTTCAAAGGAATGGGTAATGTACAGACAGCCTTAGGTGGTGACATCAGCTCCATATCAGGCAATCCAGCTGGTTTGGGTTTCTTTGGTCAATCTGACATTGCTGTAACCTTTAATTACTTTAATAACAACGCCAAGACAAATTACTTTGGCCAGAATAATTCCAGAGATCAAAACCGTTTTCAGATTGATAATGCAGGGGCTGTCTTTCATTTTCCATCTGCAAGAGGTATAGGTGATGATTTAACTCAGGGATGGTTAAACTTCAATGTGGGACTTAGCTACGACAAGACCAACAACTTCGCAGAGAAGGTTTTTTACTCCGGCACCAATCCCGAAAGTACGATAGGCCAGTTCTTTTCCGACGATGCCTATCGCTCGCCAAATTCGGATTGGGAAAGAAGTCTCATTGGCTCCAAATTTATCACTGGCTATCCTGACATTGATAAATCGGGTTATTTCCCTATCGCAAAACAGAATGGCGACAAGTATCAAGAAAATGAATTGATTACCAAAGGAGATCGCTCAAAGACCTCGCTATCCTTCGGAGCGAACTACAGCAATACATTGTTCATCGGAGCTACTTTTTCGATGACATCTTTCCGGTACACGACTTATCAACGATTTACGGAAGAAGGCACAACCAAAAATGCGGCAGAAGTTAAGGCCGAAAATCCAAACTCCGTATTCTTAGATCCTACAAAATTAGAAAACAAGTATCTCGATGTTGCATATGCTGTGGACGATTATCTTGACCAACATTCCGAAGGTTCGGGATTCGACTTTAAACTAGGTATGATTTACAAACCAGCTGTAGACTGGAATTTAGGTGTCACGATTAAAACACCGACCTGGCTTACGGTGCAAGACGACAAATTCTTCACAACAGACTTTATCTACACAGGCAGCGGAACGGCGTTACAAGGAGCTCAAATCAAAGATCAGTCTCCAGATGATATTCGCATCATTACACCATTTGAATATAGCTTAGGGGTCACCAAATTTTTCCCAAGAGGTCTACTTACAGTAGATGCTGATTTGACAGACTATTCGACTACTCGATTCAGGTCCATCAATTTTCCGGATCAACAATTCGAAGACAACATGAAGGCCTCTGTAAAAGACACTTACAAAGCTGCGATTAATGCAAGAATCGGTGGAGAATACCTAATTACCAACATATTAAGTGGTCGTGCCGGTTTCAATTATTACGGAAACCCATACAAAAATGCTGACTATAGTCACTACTCAGGCTCTGTTGGACTTGGGTTAAAGCTCACAAACGCGCTATACTTAGATTTAGCGGTGGTACAAGACAGGTTCAAACATTACGAAAGTCCATATGTATTTGACGAAGAATTTTGGGGTGGCGCCAGTCCAGTAGCCGAAATCAAGAATAATCGTACAAGTGCAGTCTTGACCTTAGGCGCAAAGTTCTAG